From the Clostridiales bacterium FE2011 genome, one window contains:
- a CDS encoding LacI family DNA-binding transcriptional regulator, with the protein MAEKKATMRDIAKAVGTSAVTVSKALAGKTGMSEKLRSKILKKADEMSYEYPRGNRLVLREHLEIGILIPERYFEPGSYYAIICKQLIKKLTDMGHFGLLELLTNENEKQLTLPNLMTSGHADGLILLGEPSKPYYRKIAQAGVPIVFLDFYDEQANADAVAGDNSYGAYRLTCHLIRRGHTKIGFVGNTKATSSIMDRFLGYYRAMLLNDLQVREEWILSDRGLTGGLVDPVLPDELPTAFVCNCDITARMLIRLLQDKGLRVPEDVSVTGFDDFPAGGPGDVPLSTFRIDTSGMIELAVKALLERCAGERKPFGRLVVGGQPVYRESEIPCGN; encoded by the coding sequence TTGGCAGAGAAGAAAGCAACGATGCGGGACATCGCCAAGGCGGTGGGAACCAGCGCGGTTACGGTTTCCAAGGCGCTGGCGGGTAAAACCGGCATGAGCGAGAAGCTTCGCTCAAAAATCCTGAAAAAAGCAGATGAAATGAGCTATGAGTATCCCCGCGGAAACCGCCTGGTGCTGCGGGAGCACCTGGAAATCGGCATCCTGATCCCCGAACGGTATTTCGAGCCGGGTTCCTATTACGCCATCATCTGCAAGCAGCTGATCAAAAAGCTGACGGATATGGGGCATTTCGGCCTGCTGGAACTTCTGACCAATGAAAATGAGAAGCAGCTGACCCTGCCCAACCTGATGACCTCCGGCCATGCGGACGGGCTCATCCTCCTGGGCGAACCGTCCAAGCCCTATTACCGCAAGATTGCCCAGGCGGGCGTTCCCATCGTCTTCCTGGATTTTTATGACGAGCAAGCCAATGCCGACGCCGTGGCCGGCGACAACAGCTACGGTGCCTATCGTCTCACCTGCCATCTGATCCGCCGGGGCCACACAAAAATCGGCTTCGTTGGGAACACCAAGGCTACCAGCAGTATCATGGACCGCTTCCTGGGTTACTACCGGGCCATGCTGCTCAACGACTTGCAGGTTCGTGAGGAGTGGATCCTTTCGGACCGCGGCCTGACAGGCGGCCTGGTTGATCCGGTTCTGCCGGACGAACTGCCCACCGCTTTCGTCTGCAACTGCGATATCACCGCCCGGATGTTGATCCGCCTCCTGCAGGATAAAGGCCTGCGGGTTCCGGAAGACGTCTCCGTCACCGGGTTTGATGACTTCCCCGCCGGTGGACCCGGGGATGTGCCGCTCAGCACCTTCCGGATTGATACCAGCGGCATGATCGAGCTGGCAGTCAAAGCCCTGCTGGAGCGCTGTGCCGGAGAACGCAAGCCCTTCGGCCGCCTGGTTGTCGGCGGACAGCCCGTTTACAGGGAATCGGAGATCCCCTGCGGGAATTGA
- a CDS encoding sugar ABC transporter permease, protein MIQFSFHNMSYTKDKGIVGFDNYLRIFTKSEYVDAMLLSLYYMAGAVVQLALALFFASILSLERLRGSGIYKAILFFPFLVNGIAIGYIFKYFYTHGFVLDSVLQALGIPLERLPYWLRDQSVNNWSLVFTSVWKYCGQNMVLFIGAIASIDPTLYEAATIDGANRWQQFKAIILPGIKTVFMLNLILSITGSLSAFEPAYVVGSMGANGTATFFIKIHQMAHVSQKVGQACAMAMVLMALILLFTVLQRLFFRYVMKDSDSTFNAKANKAKALW, encoded by the coding sequence ATGATCCAGTTCAGCTTCCACAACATGAGCTACACGAAAGACAAGGGAATCGTTGGCTTCGACAATTACCTGCGGATCTTCACCAAGTCCGAGTATGTGGACGCCATGCTGCTGAGCCTGTACTACATGGCCGGCGCGGTGGTGCAGCTGGCCCTGGCCCTCTTTTTCGCCTCCATCCTCAGCCTGGAGCGGCTCCGGGGATCCGGGATCTATAAGGCGATCCTGTTCTTCCCCTTCCTGGTCAACGGTATCGCCATCGGCTACATCTTCAAGTATTTCTACACCCACGGTTTTGTGCTGGACAGCGTCCTGCAGGCCCTCGGGATCCCGCTGGAACGGCTTCCATACTGGCTGCGGGACCAGAGCGTCAACAACTGGTCCCTGGTCTTCACCTCCGTCTGGAAATACTGCGGCCAGAACATGGTGCTGTTCATCGGTGCCATCGCCTCCATCGATCCCACGCTTTACGAAGCCGCAACCATCGACGGAGCCAACCGCTGGCAGCAGTTCAAGGCCATCATCCTGCCGGGCATCAAGACCGTGTTCATGCTCAACCTGATCCTTTCCATCACCGGATCCCTCTCCGCCTTTGAGCCTGCCTACGTCGTAGGCAGCATGGGCGCAAACGGCACCGCCACCTTCTTTATCAAGATTCACCAGATGGCCCACGTTTCCCAGAAGGTCGGCCAGGCCTGTGCCATGGCCATGGTGCTCATGGCGCTGATCCTCCTGTTCACCGTGCTGCAGCGCCTGTTCTTCCGGTATGTGATGAAGGATTCCGACAGCACCTTCAACGCCAAGGCCAACAAGGCCAAGGCGCTGTGGTAA
- a CDS encoding glycoside hydrolase family 130 protein, whose product MADIKMLNVSSLPNIPWQDRPADLKTETPVWRYSENPVLGRNPTPEIARIFNSAVVPWEDGYIAVLRGEQVNGVPYVYLGHSKDGIHWDVEREKVPFTDEDGNPMMPHYAYDPRLVKVEDTYYIIWCGDFHGASIGMAKTKDFKTFTRLENPFIPFNRNAVLFPRKINGTFRLFSRPSDSGHTPFGDIFLSESPDMVYWGKHRHVMGSGGEWWQGVKIGAGAAPIETTEGWLLFYHGVSSTCNGFVYSMGGAILDINEPSKVLYRCANYLLTPEEPYEVSGFVPNVVFPCATLQDGDTGRIAIYYGAADTHVGLAFTTVDSVVNYIKSHSVLHYGDDEAKHNY is encoded by the coding sequence ATGGCAGATATTAAAATGCTCAACGTCTCTTCCCTCCCCAATATTCCCTGGCAGGACCGGCCTGCGGACCTGAAGACCGAAACGCCCGTCTGGCGTTATTCTGAAAACCCGGTGCTGGGCCGCAATCCCACCCCGGAAATCGCCCGGATTTTCAACAGCGCCGTCGTGCCGTGGGAAGACGGCTACATCGCGGTGCTCCGCGGCGAGCAGGTCAACGGCGTTCCCTACGTCTACCTCGGTCATTCCAAAGACGGTATCCACTGGGATGTGGAGCGGGAAAAGGTTCCCTTCACCGATGAAGACGGCAACCCCATGATGCCCCATTACGCCTATGATCCCCGCCTCGTGAAGGTGGAAGACACCTATTACATCATCTGGTGCGGCGATTTCCACGGCGCGTCCATCGGCATGGCGAAGACGAAGGATTTCAAAACCTTCACCCGCCTGGAAAATCCCTTCATTCCCTTCAACCGGAACGCCGTGCTCTTCCCCCGGAAGATCAACGGAACCTTCCGTCTCTTCTCCCGTCCTTCCGACAGCGGCCACACGCCCTTCGGCGATATCTTCCTCAGCGAGAGCCCGGACATGGTCTACTGGGGCAAACACCGCCATGTGATGGGCAGCGGCGGAGAATGGTGGCAGGGCGTCAAGATCGGTGCCGGCGCGGCTCCCATTGAAACCACCGAAGGCTGGCTGCTGTTCTACCATGGCGTCAGCTCCACCTGCAACGGCTTTGTGTATTCCATGGGCGGCGCCATCCTGGATATCAATGAGCCCAGCAAGGTGCTGTACCGCTGCGCCAACTACCTGCTGACGCCGGAAGAACCCTATGAAGTCAGCGGCTTCGTGCCCAATGTGGTCTTCCCCTGCGCCACCCTGCAGGATGGGGACACCGGCCGCATCGCCATCTACTACGGCGCAGCCGACACCCATGTCGGCCTGGCCTTCACCACCGTGGACTCCGTCGTCAACTACATCAAATCCCACAGCGTCCTCCACTATGGCGACGACGAAGCAAAACACAACTATTAA
- a CDS encoding glycosidase, with product MNTRTFASLMESYEQLIVLPNPVDSRFYNGLFSRYANPVLTRDHIPPFWMYDANPDTNPFMMQRLGVNATLNSGAIKLNGKYCLVVRVEGMDRKSFFAVAESDKPTEGFRFRDYPVILPDTEKQETNVYDMRLTAHEDGWIYGVFCSESKDTRSADLSAAVAAAGIVRTKDLETWERLPNLITLNSPQQRNVVLHPEFVDGKYAFYTRPMDDFIETGSGGGIGFGLCGDITHPVIGEEKIISRRKYHTLTESKNGAGAVPIKTDRGWIHIAHGVRNTAAGLRYVLYAFATDLHDPSRIIAEPSGMLLGPLGRERTGDVSNVVFTNGAIADDDGKVYIYYASSDTRMHVAETDLERLKDYVFNTPEDPLRSADCVRQRADLIRRNLEYLKERR from the coding sequence ATGAACACTCGCACTTTTGCCTCCCTCATGGAATCCTATGAGCAACTCATCGTCCTCCCCAACCCCGTTGATTCCCGCTTCTACAACGGCCTTTTTTCCCGCTACGCCAACCCCGTCCTCACCCGGGATCATATTCCGCCCTTCTGGATGTATGACGCGAATCCTGACACCAATCCCTTCATGATGCAGCGCCTGGGCGTCAATGCCACCCTGAACAGCGGCGCCATCAAGCTGAACGGAAAGTATTGCCTGGTGGTTCGCGTGGAAGGCATGGACCGGAAAAGCTTCTTCGCCGTGGCGGAAAGCGACAAGCCTACCGAAGGCTTCCGTTTCCGGGATTATCCGGTCATCCTGCCGGATACGGAAAAGCAGGAAACCAACGTCTATGACATGCGCCTGACTGCCCATGAGGACGGCTGGATCTACGGCGTCTTCTGCTCCGAGAGCAAGGATACCCGCAGCGCCGATCTTTCCGCCGCCGTTGCCGCGGCGGGCATCGTCCGGACAAAGGACCTGGAAACCTGGGAGCGCCTGCCGAACCTGATTACCCTGAATTCTCCCCAGCAGCGGAACGTGGTGCTCCATCCGGAGTTCGTGGATGGCAAGTATGCCTTCTATACCCGTCCCATGGACGACTTCATCGAGACCGGCTCCGGCGGGGGCATCGGTTTCGGTCTTTGCGGGGATATCACCCATCCGGTTATCGGCGAGGAGAAGATCATTTCCCGCCGGAAGTACCACACCCTGACCGAGTCCAAGAACGGTGCCGGTGCCGTGCCCATCAAGACGGACCGCGGCTGGATCCACATCGCCCACGGTGTGCGGAACACCGCCGCCGGACTGCGGTATGTGCTGTACGCCTTTGCAACGGATCTCCATGATCCCTCCCGCATCATTGCGGAGCCCTCCGGCATGCTCCTCGGTCCCCTTGGGCGGGAGCGCACCGGCGATGTAAGCAACGTTGTCTTCACCAACGGCGCCATCGCGGATGATGACGGCAAGGTCTATATCTACTACGCCTCTTCCGACACCCGCATGCATGTGGCGGAAACGGATCTGGAGAGGCTTAAGGACTATGTGTTCAACACTCCGGAGGATCCGCTCCGCAGCGCGGACTGTGTCCGCCAGCGGGCCGATCTGATCCGCAGGAATCTGGAATACCTGAAGGAAAGAAGGTAA
- a CDS encoding aspartate dehydrogenase, with translation MRDNGELTTGVSFDPEKQEPVIRSSICTGEKVAGFKSKEDGHFTEVMVLRTMKDEERFKEMYHLDSVKTEY, from the coding sequence GTGCGTGATAACGGAGAACTGACAACGGGTGTCTCCTTTGATCCGGAGAAACAGGAACCGGTGATCAGAAGTTCCATCTGTACTGGGGAAAAGGTGGCGGGATTCAAGAGTAAGGAGGACGGGCACTTTACAGAGGTGATGGTGCTGAGGACGATGAAGGATGAGGAAAGGTTTAAGGAGATGTATCATCTGGATTCAGTGAAAACTGAATACTGA
- a CDS encoding AGE family epimerase/isomerase → MVNKEPAALISEVCEHLEQKILPFWEALLDNTYGGYYGYVGSDLQLNREADKGCILNSRILWFFSTAAAVLKRPDLRVYADHAYRFLDRFGDPENGGLFWSVTYDGKPADTTKHTYCQAFAVYGLAAYYRLTGNPGALDRARSLFRIIETKCRDKGGYLEAQKADFTPETNEKLSENGVLASRTMNTLLHVIEAYAELYRARPDEQVRLAGKAGLRQCLNQVMNPVKRRLEVFFDAAWRPLLDMQSYGHDIEASWLLWDAAETLILKAEDRAPYRAMCLELLRSVTERGLSDRGLLYECVNGEASTYRAWWPQAETVLGFDFGLRLTGDPVWLERMEQQWDYIRKAFVDPRNGGEWFNELDENGVSLGKPEADEWKCPYHNGRMCLRLIGEYAGAGERTGTIGREESNDAGHRQGGGNQRGYGFQGAGG, encoded by the coding sequence ATGGTTAACAAAGAACCGGCCGCGCTTATATCCGAAGTCTGCGAACACCTGGAGCAGAAAATCCTTCCGTTCTGGGAAGCCTTGCTGGACAACACTTACGGCGGATATTACGGATATGTCGGCAGTGATTTACAGCTGAACCGGGAAGCAGACAAAGGCTGCATCCTGAACAGCCGTATCCTGTGGTTCTTTTCGACGGCTGCCGCTGTGCTGAAACGGCCGGACCTGCGGGTATACGCGGATCATGCCTATCGTTTCCTGGACCGCTTCGGGGATCCGGAAAACGGCGGCCTGTTCTGGTCTGTCACTTATGACGGAAAGCCGGCGGACACCACCAAGCATACCTACTGTCAGGCCTTCGCCGTTTACGGACTGGCAGCCTATTACCGGCTCACAGGCAATCCCGGTGCGCTGGACAGGGCCCGTTCCCTGTTCCGCATCATCGAAACCAAATGCCGGGACAAGGGCGGCTACCTGGAGGCGCAGAAAGCGGATTTCACGCCGGAAACCAATGAAAAGCTGAGCGAGAACGGGGTGCTTGCCTCCCGGACCATGAACACGCTCCTGCATGTGATCGAAGCCTATGCGGAGCTTTACCGTGCCCGTCCGGATGAGCAGGTCCGCCTTGCGGGCAAAGCCGGCCTCCGGCAATGCCTGAATCAGGTCATGAATCCGGTAAAGCGCCGCCTGGAGGTGTTTTTCGACGCCGCCTGGCGCCCCCTGCTGGACATGCAGAGCTACGGCCATGATATTGAAGCTTCCTGGCTGCTCTGGGACGCTGCGGAAACCCTGATCCTCAAGGCGGAAGATCGCGCCCCTTACCGGGCCATGTGCCTGGAGCTGCTGCGCAGCGTCACGGAACGCGGTCTCTCGGACCGCGGGCTTCTCTATGAATGCGTGAACGGTGAGGCCAGCACCTACCGGGCCTGGTGGCCCCAGGCGGAAACCGTGCTGGGCTTTGACTTCGGCCTCCGGCTCACGGGAGATCCGGTCTGGCTGGAGCGGATGGAACAGCAGTGGGACTATATCCGCAAGGCCTTTGTGGATCCCCGGAACGGCGGCGAATGGTTCAACGAACTGGATGAAAACGGGGTTTCCCTCGGCAAGCCCGAAGCGGACGAGTGGAAGTGCCCGTACCACAACGGAAGAATGTGCCTCCGGCTGATTGGTGAATACGCCGGAGCAGGAGAAAGGACTGGAACAATTGGCAGAGAAGAAAGCAACGATGCGGGACATCGCCAAGGCGGTGGGAACCAGCGCGGTTACGGTTTCCAAGGCGCTGGCGGGTAA
- a CDS encoding ABC transporter ATP-binding protein: MTFKESKDNPLHRDFGLWSNTRFVLNRMRKYCPIVFLLAFTDLFCASVQSYLGGFLSKFIMDAITIDLPLAEKQHRLIVIIIIGALVALAFSFARIIAGSLVWPRYIDIRMHVIHERVAKAMRMNYALLEKPEALDLHQRAQNSTDGNNNGFEGMMHLMQDLGKNLFTTIVTFTAVLVLDFRLILALTVMGVLSFLYYRVILKKDKKEVWDRLAPVWRKSSYMARVTQQPEYAKDIRLFSMVPFLLKKQRAVFETREERIDYHQDLWNRNMLFGQAMNVICRFLTYAVLYFAVIREINPMSIGSFTLYLALANAFSGALIYLLQRFGDFNRASMEVDDLRSFLELNGESTEDLLSLPETDSLELQFHDVSYRYPEADKDALSHLNLTLHPGEKLAVVGLNGAGKTTMIKLLLRLYDPTEGLITLNGTDIRKYPREDYYRLFSPVFQNVELFALPLAENVSMLPMQETDREKAAACLREAGLGDRLDELPKGLDTELLKIASEEGVDLSGGEKQKLALARALYKGAPVVVLDEPTAALDALAEKQLYERFDRMIGKKSAVYISHRLASTRFCDRIAMFMDGQLAEYGTHDELMARNGEYAHLFDVQAQYYREHPEGEEDAE, from the coding sequence ATGACCTTTAAGGAAAGTAAAGATAATCCCCTGCACCGGGACTTCGGTCTCTGGTCCAATACCCGTTTCGTGCTGAACCGGATGCGGAAGTACTGCCCCATTGTATTTCTGCTGGCCTTCACGGACCTGTTCTGCGCTTCTGTCCAGAGTTACCTTGGCGGTTTCCTGTCCAAGTTCATCATGGACGCGATCACAATTGACCTGCCCCTGGCGGAAAAGCAGCACCGGCTGATCGTAATCATCATCATCGGCGCACTCGTAGCCCTTGCCTTCTCCTTTGCCAGGATTATTGCCGGCAGCCTGGTCTGGCCCCGGTATATCGATATCCGCATGCACGTCATCCATGAGCGGGTGGCCAAGGCCATGCGCATGAATTATGCGCTGCTGGAAAAGCCGGAAGCCCTGGATCTTCACCAGCGCGCCCAGAACTCTACCGACGGCAACAACAACGGCTTCGAAGGCATGATGCACCTCATGCAGGACCTGGGCAAAAACCTGTTCACCACCATCGTCACCTTCACGGCCGTCCTCGTGCTGGATTTCCGGCTGATCCTGGCCCTGACGGTGATGGGCGTCCTCTCTTTCCTGTACTACCGGGTGATCCTGAAAAAGGATAAAAAGGAAGTCTGGGACCGGCTGGCTCCCGTCTGGCGGAAAAGCAGCTACATGGCCCGCGTCACCCAGCAGCCGGAATATGCCAAGGACATCCGCCTGTTTTCCATGGTGCCGTTCCTGCTGAAAAAGCAGCGGGCCGTTTTTGAAACCCGGGAGGAACGGATTGATTACCATCAGGACCTCTGGAACCGGAACATGCTCTTCGGCCAGGCGATGAACGTCATCTGCCGTTTCCTCACCTATGCCGTTCTCTATTTTGCGGTGATCCGCGAAATCAACCCCATGTCCATCGGCAGCTTCACCCTGTACCTGGCCCTGGCCAACGCCTTCTCCGGCGCGCTGATTTACCTGCTGCAGCGGTTTGGCGATTTCAACCGTGCTTCCATGGAAGTGGATGACCTCCGCTCCTTCCTGGAGCTGAACGGCGAAAGCACCGAAGACCTGCTGTCCCTGCCGGAAACGGATTCCCTGGAGCTGCAGTTCCACGACGTTTCCTACCGTTATCCGGAGGCGGACAAGGATGCCCTTTCCCACCTGAACCTGACCCTGCATCCCGGGGAAAAGCTGGCGGTGGTCGGCCTGAACGGCGCCGGCAAAACCACCATGATCAAGCTCCTGCTCCGGCTGTATGATCCCACGGAGGGATTGATCACCCTGAACGGGACGGATATCCGGAAATACCCGCGGGAGGATTATTACCGCCTGTTCTCTCCGGTTTTCCAGAATGTTGAACTCTTTGCCCTGCCCCTGGCGGAGAACGTCTCCATGCTGCCCATGCAGGAAACAGACCGGGAGAAAGCCGCCGCCTGCCTGCGGGAAGCCGGTCTCGGCGACAGGCTGGATGAACTGCCGAAGGGTCTGGATACGGAGCTGCTGAAAATCGCCTCGGAGGAGGGTGTCGACCTGTCCGGCGGCGAAAAGCAGAAGCTTGCCCTGGCCCGGGCGCTGTATAAAGGCGCGCCTGTAGTCGTGCTGGATGAACCCACCGCCGCCCTGGACGCCCTGGCGGAGAAGCAGCTTTATGAACGTTTTGACCGCATGATCGGCAAAAAGAGCGCCGTCTATATTTCCCACCGCCTGGCTTCCACCCGTTTCTGTGACCGGATTGCCATGTTTATGGACGGCCAGCTGGCGGAATACGGCACCCACGATGAGCTGATGGCCAGGAACGGCGAATACGCGCATCTCTTTGATGTGCAGGCACAGTATTACCGGGAGCATCCCGAAGGAGAGGAGGATGCCGAATGA
- a CDS encoding class I mannose-6-phosphate isomerase: protein MNVYPLIMTPSFRHGSETPWGGHALKELFGKDSPEDITGESLEVSALPGLESRVANGELAGITLRDLLPLWGKRLTGSDEDGFPLLLKFLDTRQPLSVQVHPDDAYALSHEGKPGKSEAWYILDAAPGAQLVYGIDTHGESLRSVLDAGKLESSLCRTEVHAGDVFYIPAGTVHALGSGIRCYEIQQASDLTYRLWDWGRIGKDGKPRQLHIEQAVAVSNVNSVPVRTEETEDLPGGRRTLLVSDPHFRLSAYDLSGKLSLPTGKMQFLTATAKGCTLCWENHREPLLPWQTAVLPAALPDVSVDGFGRFLVSAAV from the coding sequence ATGAATGTTTATCCGCTTATTATGACGCCCTCTTTCAGGCACGGTTCAGAGACTCCCTGGGGCGGTCATGCCCTGAAGGAGCTTTTCGGAAAGGACTCACCGGAGGATATCACCGGTGAAAGCCTGGAGGTGTCCGCCCTTCCCGGCCTGGAAAGCCGGGTGGCCAACGGGGAACTGGCCGGCATAACACTGCGGGATCTGCTCCCGCTCTGGGGAAAACGTCTCACCGGGTCGGACGAAGACGGTTTCCCGCTGCTGCTGAAATTTCTGGATACCCGCCAGCCGCTCTCTGTCCAGGTGCACCCGGATGACGCCTATGCCCTCTCCCATGAAGGGAAACCCGGCAAAAGCGAGGCCTGGTATATCCTGGACGCCGCACCCGGGGCACAGCTGGTATACGGAATCGACACCCACGGAGAGTCCCTCCGTTCCGTCCTGGATGCAGGAAAGCTGGAAAGCAGCCTCTGCCGGACGGAAGTGCATGCGGGTGACGTGTTTTACATTCCCGCCGGTACCGTTCATGCCCTGGGTTCCGGTATCCGCTGCTATGAAATCCAGCAGGCCAGCGATCTCACCTACCGTCTCTGGGACTGGGGCCGGATCGGAAAGGATGGCAAGCCCCGCCAGCTGCACATCGAGCAGGCCGTTGCCGTTTCAAATGTCAATTCCGTTCCCGTCCGCACCGAGGAGACAGAGGACCTGCCCGGCGGCCGGCGCACCCTGCTGGTCAGCGATCCGCACTTCCGGCTGTCTGCCTATGACCTGAGCGGGAAGCTGTCCCTGCCCACAGGCAAAATGCAGTTCCTGACTGCCACAGCCAAAGGCTGCACCCTGTGCTGGGAAAATCACCGCGAACCTCTTCTTCCCTGGCAAACCGCTGTTCTCCCTGCCGCCCTGCCGGACGTCTCCGTTGATGGCTTTGGTCGTTTTCTTGTATCCGCTGCCGTATAA
- a CDS encoding carbohydrate ABC transporter substrate-binding protein encodes MKKILSLVLALCMLLGLTSFASAEETLPTFDQIVLGENADLTAKIHFAYHRTDIPDKLNGYVEEFRKIYPNVEIEYELITDYAENALLRVDNTDWTIMGIPTVQKDELSKYFVPLGSLEVLDSLYNFMSTQSFEGICYGVPSTGNANGVLYNKRIFAEAGVTELPKTPDEFIAALKAVKEKTDAIPLYTNYAAGWTMGAWDAYIGVAATGNPDYMNRVLAHAKDPFADQGNGTGPYAVYKILYDATAEGLIEDDYTTTDWEGCKPMLNNGQIASMVLGSWAFTQMRDAEGGEHPEDVGYMAFPVSIDGKQYAPAGGDYNFGINAKASYEEKLASLYYLKWLTHESGFAYSEGGVPIDKNGEYPDLYAAFDGIDMLSDTDAVAGEETLLSEMNAESELNFNNGGNTKVQEIIEHAFNHDKSFDDIMADWNAAWSDAQAALNVEVK; translated from the coding sequence ATGAAGAAGATCCTGTCACTGGTTCTGGCTCTGTGCATGCTGCTCGGCCTGACCTCTTTCGCTTCCGCGGAAGAAACCCTGCCCACCTTTGATCAGATCGTCCTGGGCGAGAACGCTGATCTGACCGCAAAAATCCACTTCGCCTATCACCGGACCGACATTCCGGACAAACTGAACGGTTATGTGGAAGAGTTCCGCAAGATCTACCCCAACGTGGAGATCGAGTACGAACTGATCACCGACTATGCCGAAAACGCCCTGCTGCGCGTTGACAACACCGACTGGACCATCATGGGCATCCCCACCGTCCAGAAGGATGAGCTCTCCAAGTACTTCGTACCGCTGGGCTCCCTGGAAGTGCTGGACAGCCTCTACAACTTCATGAGCACCCAGTCCTTCGAAGGCATCTGCTACGGCGTTCCTTCCACCGGCAATGCCAACGGCGTCCTGTACAACAAGCGGATCTTTGCGGAAGCCGGCGTGACCGAGCTGCCCAAGACCCCCGATGAGTTCATCGCCGCCCTGAAGGCTGTTAAGGAAAAGACCGACGCCATCCCGCTGTACACCAACTACGCTGCCGGCTGGACCATGGGCGCCTGGGATGCCTACATCGGCGTGGCCGCCACCGGCAATCCTGATTACATGAACCGTGTTCTGGCCCATGCCAAGGATCCCTTTGCGGACCAGGGCAACGGCACCGGCCCCTACGCCGTCTACAAGATCCTGTACGACGCCACGGCTGAAGGCCTGATCGAAGACGACTACACCACCACCGACTGGGAAGGCTGCAAGCCGATGCTGAACAACGGCCAGATCGCCTCCATGGTCCTGGGTTCCTGGGCCTTCACCCAGATGCGTGACGCTGAAGGCGGCGAGCATCCGGAAGATGTCGGCTACATGGCGTTCCCCGTCTCCATCGACGGAAAGCAGTACGCTCCCGCCGGCGGCGACTACAACTTTGGTATCAACGCCAAGGCCTCCTACGAGGAGAAGCTGGCTTCCCTGTACTACCTGAAGTGGCTGACCCATGAAAGCGGCTTCGCCTACAGCGAAGGCGGCGTTCCGATCGACAAGAACGGCGAATATCCGGATCTGTACGCTGCTTTCGACGGCATCGACATGCTGTCCGACACCGATGCTGTGGCCGGCGAGGAAACCCTGCTGAGCGAAATGAATGCCGAGTCTGAACTGAACTTCAACAACGGCGGCAACACCAAGGTGCAGGAAATCATTGAGCACGCTTTCAACCACGACAAGTCTTTCGATGACATCATGGCTGACTGGAACGCCGCCTGGAGCGACGCGCAGGCTGCCCTGAACGTGGAAGTCAAGTAA
- a CDS encoding carbohydrate ABC transporter permease codes for MSVVTHAVRETNRSARMKRTVIRVLEYFALFLACFIALLPIWSSFTTSFKGAEEYATTNAMALPRNWFNFGNYVQVWTQGDMLRAFLTSASVVVVVVTVSVMMGSMLAYVLNRFRFPGNGLIRNLFMIATLIPGIAMQVTTYQIMKDLGFLNSIVGYMILMSGTDVISIYIFLQYFENLDGALDESAVLEGCTYFGVFFKILLPLTKPAIITVAVLKGVGVYNEYYSANLYLQSNSWRTISTALYSFSGPFKSSYNIICAGVLLTLIPSLIIFLVFQKQVYAGLASGSVKG; via the coding sequence ATGTCTGTTGTGACCCACGCGGTCCGGGAAACCAACCGGAGTGCCCGGATGAAGCGTACCGTGATCAGGGTTCTGGAATACTTTGCCCTGTTCCTGGCCTGCTTTATCGCCCTGCTGCCAATCTGGTCCTCCTTCACCACCTCCTTCAAAGGTGCGGAGGAATATGCCACCACCAATGCCATGGCGCTCCCGCGGAACTGGTTCAACTTCGGCAACTATGTCCAGGTCTGGACGCAGGGCGATATGCTCCGCGCCTTCCTGACCTCCGCCTCTGTGGTTGTCGTCGTGGTCACCGTTTCCGTTATGATGGGTTCCATGCTGGCCTATGTGCTGAACCGTTTCCGGTTCCCCGGCAACGGGCTGATCCGGAACCTGTTCATGATCGCCACGCTGATCCCCGGTATCGCCATGCAGGTTACCACTTACCAGATCATGAAGGACCTGGGCTTCCTGAACTCCATTGTGGGCTACATGATCCTCATGAGCGGCACGGACGTCATCTCCATCTATATCTTCCTTCAGTATTTTGAAAACCTGGACGGGGCGCTGGATGAATCCGCCGTGCTGGAAGGCTGCACCTACTTCGGGGTGTTTTTCAAAATCCTGCTGCCCCTGACCAAACCGGCCATCATCACCGTGGCCGTACTGAAGGGTGTGGGCGTCTACAATGAGTACTACAGCGCCAATCTTTATCTCCAGTCCAACTCCTGGCGCACCATTTCCACCGCCCTGTACTCCTTCTCCGGTCCCTTCAAGAGCTCCTATAACATCATCTGCGCCGGCGTCCTGCTGACGCTGATCCCCAGTCTCATTATCTTCCTGGTCTTCCAGAAACAGGTTTACGCCGGCCTGGCCAGCGGATCTGTGAAGGGCTGA